The Lycium barbarum isolate Lr01 unplaced genomic scaffold, ASM1917538v2 unchr_scaffold_11, whole genome shotgun sequence genome window below encodes:
- the LOC132625615 gene encoding probable UDP-3-O-acylglucosamine N-acyltransferase 2, mitochondrial encodes MKKVPSGTTVHLKCALDSRLENGSVDDQQDYRRWGNGGGTFHKSASIDPSAFVEIGAAVHSECAVGADCHIGSGAIIGPTVTIGQSTKIRP; translated from the exons aTGAAGAAG GTTCCATCAGGTACCACAGTGCACCTTAAATGTGCTTTGGATTCAAGACTTGAGAATGGTAGTGTGGATGACCAACAAGATTATCGCAGATGGGGCAATGGTGGTGGGACTTTTCACAAGTCGGCTAGCATTGATCCCTCGGCCTTTGTAGAAATTGGTGCTGCAGTACATTCAGAATGTGCAGTAGGTGCAGATTGTCACATTGGCTCTGGAGCAATCATTGGACCTACTGTCACAATAGGTCAATCGACGAAAATACG ACCCTGA